The Vigna unguiculata cultivar IT97K-499-35 chromosome 1, ASM411807v1, whole genome shotgun sequence nucleotide sequence ATGCCGAAAATTGAgtattcattctttttctcttttttaattgGAAACAATATGCTATGCAATCATTCTCTTTACTCAAGTCTTGGAATGCGTGACTCTTTTAGTTTACAAGTTTCAAAGTCCTTATCTAATCCTTTGAGTAAGAGTGTAAATCAAGTTACAAAAAGCAACATGTGCTTAAATTAATCAGTTTTGGTTAATTGGGTCGGAGAAGTACTCTCAaactgaaagaaaaatattatcagTTACTGCTCTTTTCTAACAGTCAAAaaactgtatgatgaatattgCAATACTTTATAACGGTGGTTGCATAATAATTATCACTGTCTTGTTAATGTGTACTCAAACTGGTCTAATTATCAGAATATACTGATAATTGAACTGATAAACATTTACTTCATATCTGTTTATGATGTTACAACATACAATTAGATGATAAACATTCAACAAAGTGCTTATGGAAACAATCATGAATTTCATTTGATTAAGCTGAAGAAGGAAGTGTCTCACCGTATCGAAACTTTGTTATGGCAGGTGGATTTAAGTGGAGGTTATTATGATGCAGGAGACAATGTGAAGTTCAACTTTCCAATGGCGTACACCACGACCATGCTGTCATGGGGAACAATTGAATATGGGAAGAGAATGGGAGGACAAATAAAAGAGGCAAGAGCAGCAATTCGTTGGGCCACAGACTACCTTCTCAAGTGTGCCACATCCTCACCTGGGAAGCTCTATGTTGGGGTTGGAGACCCAAATGTGGACCACAAATGTTGGGAAAGGCCAGAGGACATGGACACTGTCAGAACTGTGTATTGGGTCTCTCCCAATAAACCTGGCTCAGATGTGGCTGCAGAAACTGCTGCAGCACTTGCTGCTGCATCCATTGTCTTCAGAAGGGTTGACCCAACATACTCTAAGCAGTTATTAAGGACTGCTCAGCAGGTCTACCACTTTGCTTTGCAGTACCAAGGTTCATACAGTGATTCACTTGGATCAGCTGTTTGCCCATTTTACTGCTCATATTCTGGTTTCAAGGTAAAAccattatttttatagttacttGCTTCTGCCTTCCTTCCTgctatattttcctttcactcAAATTTATGATTGGATgacaatgtaaaaaaaatttaactagcAGTGCACAAAAGACTAATTACTTGGAAAATAGTGTTGTCTTACTAACCGTTGTTTGTTTTCAGGATGAACTATTGTGGGGGGCTGCATGGCTTTTCAGAGCGACAAATGCTGTTTACTACTACAATTTGGTGAAGTCCTTGGGAGCTGATGATCAACCAGATATCTTCAGTTGGGACAACAAATATGCCGGTGCTCATGTTCTTCTCTCCAGGGTATATCATGTTGTCCATGTGATCCAATTGAAAAGTATCTAGAATCAATTAACTTGTTTGTGTGATGTTATCTGATTTATTGTGTATTGTTATTGCAGAGAGCATTGCTGAATGGCGATAAGAATTTTGATCAATACAAACAAGAAGCTGAGAATTTTATGTGCAAGATCCTGCCAAACTCTCCCTCCTCTAGTACACAATATACACAAGGTAAAGGCAACAACACCGCTGAGTTTCAAAGAAGTGATGTTACACAATTGGGTCAATCTAAGTGCTTTTGTGCGCAGGGGGACTCATGTACAAGCTTCCTGAAAGCAACCTCCAGTATGTGACTTCAATAACATTTTTGCTTACAATCTATTCAAAGTACATGGCAGCTACAAAACACACATTTAACTGTGGCGGTGTGTTGGTCACTCCAAATACCTTAAGAAGCATTGCAAAAAGACAGGTAATGCTCTTCACAAAACTTTGTAAGTTCAATATCCACTTCTCTTTTGCCTATTCCATGGTTGACAAAATTTCTTGTACAATTTCAGGTAGATTACATATTAGGTGAAAACCCATTAAGAATGTCCTACATGGTAGGCTATGGTCCATACTTTCCCAAGAGAATTCACCACAGAGGATCTTCCTTGCCTTCAATAGCAGCTCATCCACAAACCATAGGCTGTGATGGAGGGTTTGACCCATTTTTCCACTCAATGAAT carries:
- the LOC114191802 gene encoding endoglucanase 9, whose protein sequence is MGNSLVSLFLFTFLLVGSVQCNPNYADALAKSLLFFQGQRSGRVPADQLLRWRSNSGLFDGRLANVDLSGGYYDAGDNVKFNFPMAYTTTMLSWGTIEYGKRMGGQIKEARAAIRWATDYLLKCATSSPGKLYVGVGDPNVDHKCWERPEDMDTVRTVYWVSPNKPGSDVAAETAAALAAASIVFRRVDPTYSKQLLRTAQQVYHFALQYQGSYSDSLGSAVCPFYCSYSGFKDELLWGAAWLFRATNAVYYYNLVKSLGADDQPDIFSWDNKYAGAHVLLSRRALLNGDKNFDQYKQEAENFMCKILPNSPSSSTQYTQGGLMYKLPESNLQYVTSITFLLTIYSKYMAATKHTFNCGGVLVTPNTLRSIAKRQVDYILGENPLRMSYMVGYGPYFPKRIHHRGSSLPSIAAHPQTIGCDGGFDPFFHSMNPNPNILVGAIVGGPNQNDGFPDDRSDYSHSEPATYINGAFVGPLAYFAGSR